A single region of the Rathayibacter rathayi genome encodes:
- a CDS encoding NAD-dependent epimerase/dehydratase family protein, with protein MRTLILGGTGWLGGHLAAEALRLGHEVTCLARGAAVPPGAVLVQADRDREDALTAVSGSAWDAVIDVSSTPLHVRRAVREVRCGVYMFVSTTSVYAVNSVIGATEDAELLAPSDDPASYGAAKVACEQAVLAGAAPALIARAGLIGGPGDPTGRSSYWPWRFAHPAVPGSVLVPDAPGLLTSVLDVRDLARWLVSSAEAEVAGVMNVCGAPVPLGEHLAVARGGSSAVPVAVAEEWLLARGVGQWSGPGSLPLWIADPEWRGFSARSTGLAEAAGLERRPLAETLRAAVHEPGRRAGLSNERERDLLAAWKPGDSRRSACGC; from the coding sequence ATGCGGACACTGATCCTCGGAGGAACGGGCTGGCTCGGCGGGCACCTCGCGGCGGAGGCGCTGCGGCTCGGCCACGAGGTGACCTGCCTCGCGCGCGGGGCGGCTGTGCCTCCGGGGGCCGTCCTGGTGCAGGCCGATCGAGACCGCGAGGACGCGCTCACCGCGGTGTCGGGCTCGGCTTGGGACGCGGTGATCGACGTCTCGTCCACGCCGCTGCACGTTCGCCGTGCCGTCCGCGAGGTGCGCTGCGGTGTGTACATGTTCGTCTCGACGACGAGTGTCTACGCGGTGAATTCGGTCATCGGAGCGACGGAGGACGCGGAGTTGCTCGCCCCCTCCGACGACCCCGCCTCGTACGGCGCCGCGAAGGTCGCCTGCGAGCAAGCCGTGCTGGCGGGAGCGGCGCCCGCCCTGATCGCGCGCGCCGGACTGATCGGCGGCCCCGGCGATCCGACTGGGCGCTCGTCGTACTGGCCGTGGCGGTTCGCGCATCCGGCCGTACCTGGGTCGGTGCTGGTGCCGGATGCGCCGGGGCTGCTGACCTCGGTGCTGGACGTGCGGGACCTCGCGCGGTGGCTGGTGTCGTCGGCGGAGGCGGAAGTGGCGGGCGTGATGAATGTTTGCGGGGCTCCCGTGCCGCTCGGGGAGCACCTCGCGGTGGCGCGGGGCGGGTCGTCCGCCGTGCCCGTCGCCGTGGCGGAGGAGTGGCTGCTGGCGCGGGGCGTCGGGCAGTGGTCGGGTCCCGGCTCGCTGCCGCTGTGGATCGCGGACCCGGAGTGGCGGGGGTTTTCCGCCCGCTCGACGGGGCTGGCGGAGGCCGCGGGCCTCGAGCGCCGTCCGCTGGCCGAGACGCTGCGTGCCGCCGTCCACGAGCCCGGCCGCCGCGCCGGCCTGTCGAACGAGCGGGAGCGCGATCTCCTCGCCGCGTGGAAACCGGGCGACTCACGTCGGTCGGCGTGTGGGTGCTGA
- a CDS encoding GNAT family N-acetyltransferase, which translates to MDITIRPYLECDAADTLAVFLAAIAETAAADYEPEQIIAWAGRRELPTWHAAMQARNAIVATIGDKLVGFSDVSAAGWIDMMFVSPRFLRRGVASRLLEHLLALADAAGAPDLAADVSITARPFFERHGFVVVAEQHPVRAGVKLTNYRMARRLRSPTARCHL; encoded by the coding sequence ATGGACATCACGATCCGCCCCTACCTCGAGTGCGACGCGGCCGACACCCTGGCCGTGTTCCTGGCGGCCATCGCCGAAACCGCGGCGGCCGATTACGAGCCCGAGCAGATCATCGCCTGGGCTGGCCGCCGCGAGCTGCCGACCTGGCACGCTGCGATGCAGGCCCGGAACGCCATCGTTGCGACGATCGGCGACAAACTCGTCGGCTTCTCCGACGTGAGCGCCGCGGGCTGGATCGACATGATGTTCGTCTCGCCCCGCTTTCTGCGCCGCGGAGTCGCCTCCCGCCTCCTCGAGCACCTCCTCGCACTGGCTGACGCCGCCGGCGCCCCCGATCTCGCGGCCGACGTGAGCATCACCGCGCGCCCCTTCTTCGAGCGCCACGGCTTCGTGGTCGTCGCCGAGCAGCACCCCGTGCGCGCCGGGGTAAAGCTGACGAACTACCGAATGGCAAGACGCCTCCGATCGCCCACCGCGAGATGCCACTTGTGA